In one window of Flavobacterium ginsengisoli DNA:
- a CDS encoding NAD(P)/FAD-dependent oxidoreductase: MPKELLLQVTPEIAANESLLKDHLSKQIKVSAQEIQHVSILKRSIDARQKAIKINLKVLIYLKGEPFQETKIELPIYKDVSNAQEVIVVGAGPAGLFAALQLIELGLKPIVLERGKDVRGRRRDLKAINREHIVNEDSNYCFGEGGAGTYSDGKLYTRSKKRGDVTRILELLVAFGASEDILVEAHPHIGTNKLPKIIEDIRNKIREFGGQVLFETRVSDILVKNNEVEGIVTQNGDKIHANKLILATGHSARDIFELLDKKKILIEAKPFALGVRAEHSQELIDSIQYSCDYRGEHLPPAPYSIVKQVNGRGMYSFCMCPGGVIAPCATSPGEVVTNGWSPSKRDQSTANSGIVVELKLEDFKPFAKFGALAGMEFQKSIEQKAWHLAGETQKVPAQRMIDFTKSKVSADIPKTSYVPGTTSVELGQVFPGFLTQIMRQGFQDFGKSMRGYLTNEAILHAPESRTSSPVRIPRDPMTLEHLQIKGLYPCGEGAGYAGGIISAAIDGEKCALMIAESLK; this comes from the coding sequence ATGCCTAAAGAACTTTTACTTCAAGTTACACCCGAAATTGCCGCAAACGAATCATTGCTAAAAGATCATTTGTCTAAGCAGATTAAAGTTTCTGCTCAAGAAATTCAGCACGTTTCAATTTTAAAACGCTCTATTGACGCACGTCAGAAAGCGATTAAAATTAATTTGAAAGTTCTTATTTATTTAAAAGGCGAACCTTTTCAGGAAACTAAAATTGAGCTTCCTATATATAAGGACGTTTCGAATGCACAAGAAGTTATTGTTGTCGGTGCTGGTCCAGCTGGACTTTTTGCGGCATTGCAATTAATTGAATTAGGTTTAAAGCCAATTGTACTCGAAAGAGGAAAAGACGTTCGTGGCCGTCGCCGTGACTTAAAAGCGATAAATCGTGAACATATTGTAAACGAAGATTCGAATTATTGTTTTGGAGAAGGCGGAGCAGGAACATATTCTGATGGAAAATTATATACTCGTTCTAAAAAGCGTGGCGATGTAACTAGAATTTTAGAACTTTTAGTTGCTTTTGGAGCTTCTGAAGATATTTTGGTAGAAGCGCATCCGCATATCGGAACTAATAAACTTCCAAAAATTATTGAAGATATTCGAAATAAAATTAGGGAGTTTGGCGGTCAGGTTTTGTTTGAAACCCGTGTAAGCGATATTTTAGTAAAGAATAATGAAGTTGAAGGAATCGTAACGCAGAACGGAGATAAAATTCATGCCAATAAATTAATCTTAGCAACAGGACATTCGGCTCGCGATATTTTTGAATTATTAGACAAAAAGAAAATTTTAATAGAAGCAAAACCTTTTGCTTTAGGTGTTCGTGCAGAACATTCACAAGAATTAATAGATAGTATTCAATACAGTTGTGATTATCGTGGAGAACATTTGCCTCCAGCTCCGTATTCTATTGTAAAACAAGTTAACGGTCGCGGAATGTATTCGTTCTGTATGTGTCCAGGTGGAGTAATTGCGCCATGTGCGACAAGTCCGGGAGAAGTGGTTACAAATGGTTGGTCACCATCTAAGCGAGATCAATCAACGGCAAATTCTGGAATTGTAGTCGAATTAAAATTGGAAGATTTTAAGCCTTTTGCAAAATTTGGTGCTTTGGCCGGAATGGAATTTCAAAAAAGCATCGAACAAAAAGCTTGGCATTTGGCAGGAGAAACCCAAAAAGTTCCAGCACAGCGAATGATTGATTTTACAAAAAGTAAAGTTTCGGCAGATATTCCGAAAACATCTTATGTTCCAGGAACCACTTCGGTTGAGTTAGGACAGGTTTTTCCTGGATTTTTAACTCAAATTATGCGTCAAGGTTTTCAGGATTTTGGAAAATCAATGCGCGGATATTTAACTAACGAAGCAATTTTGCATGCGCCAGAAAGTAGAACTTCATCACCAGTTAGAATTCCGAGAGATCCGATGACTTTGGAGCATTTGCAAATCAAAGGTTTATATCCTTGTGGAGAAGGTGCAGGTTATGCAGGCGGAATTATTTCTGCGGCAATTGATGGCGAAAAATGTGCTTTAATGATTGCGGAATCCTTGAAATAA
- a CDS encoding SMI1/KNR4 family protein, with product MTIQEIEKKYRFEYPFLYKQLEADGMLDVGEYGPNWYTDVYPTLKDNPPLLLHSYDFESLNLKSVAEEIEELQDPEDYRNINPEFKFIPFAKSGGGDHYCFFLNEENNGDVPIVFVWHDSNEVNYLAKNLQDFIFKVLLIDMSKQDVYNELTDEEFRDDIESVFKSHKKYLTEQTKRNSISYFRTRYN from the coding sequence ATGACAATACAAGAAATCGAAAAAAAATACAGATTTGAATACCCTTTCTTATACAAACAGTTAGAGGCTGACGGCATGCTAGATGTTGGAGAATATGGTCCAAATTGGTATACAGATGTCTATCCTACTTTAAAAGACAATCCGCCTTTGCTTTTACATTCTTATGATTTTGAATCGCTGAATTTAAAATCTGTTGCAGAAGAAATAGAAGAACTTCAAGATCCAGAAGATTATCGAAATATAAATCCAGAATTTAAATTTATTCCGTTTGCTAAAAGTGGCGGTGGCGATCATTATTGTTTCTTTTTAAACGAAGAAAACAATGGAGATGTGCCGATTGTTTTTGTTTGGCACGACTCTAATGAAGTTAATTATTTGGCAAAAAACCTTCAGGATTTTATTTTCAAAGTTTTATTGATTGATATGTCGAAACAAGATGTCTATAATGAACTTACTGATGAGGAATTTAGAGACGATATAGAATCAGTATTTAAATCGCACAAAAAGTATCTGACTGAGCAGACAAAACGCAATTCTATCAGCTATTTTAGAACGAGATATAATTGA
- a CDS encoding DUF6630 family protein, whose protein sequence is MSFFSNIFGRNSDPKSIISFDVIDPIYSYLYNEQSSLEFKVKGIQEDVMVNLFFFPSSFDHEEGNEEIKKAGFNNAYEVLNELYKKMNISTLSDEQIQEGLEYDFIHIQFYSEPTPEEKKFFKRSIKNFVIFFCRTNSLEINDFKILYSGRHFFDYTKGLLESELLDVNNPKNESEEIGIRDFKLVLQGICQYLNIEIPKTVELSSQENLVQNEEATVETFKEFLQLVSRGEIDEELLQSQSQELFDKRNQNDDEFDYDFDFFEGMNSWHSDWKFDPEDAEYFISEMLGEDFRFDYPEETYSHDLFPYIQSELEKRNLELMTYETYGDSYLFFLANKNEVNRILELSELTKMEVVKL, encoded by the coding sequence ATGAGCTTTTTCTCAAACATATTTGGACGCAATAGCGACCCAAAATCTATCATTTCTTTTGATGTTATTGATCCTATTTACTCCTATTTATATAATGAGCAGTCAAGTCTTGAATTTAAAGTAAAGGGAATTCAGGAAGATGTGATGGTGAATTTATTTTTCTTTCCAAGTTCATTTGATCATGAAGAAGGAAATGAAGAAATTAAAAAAGCAGGTTTCAATAATGCTTATGAAGTTTTGAATGAACTTTATAAAAAAATGAATATTTCGACTCTTTCTGATGAGCAGATTCAAGAAGGTTTAGAGTACGATTTTATACACATTCAATTTTATTCGGAGCCAACCCCAGAAGAAAAAAAGTTCTTTAAGCGTTCTATAAAAAACTTCGTGATCTTTTTCTGTCGCACGAATAGTTTAGAAATAAACGATTTTAAAATATTGTATTCAGGAAGACATTTCTTTGATTATACAAAAGGATTGCTGGAAAGCGAACTTTTAGATGTAAATAATCCGAAGAATGAAAGTGAAGAAATCGGAATTAGAGATTTTAAATTGGTTTTGCAGGGAATCTGCCAATATTTAAATATTGAAATTCCTAAAACAGTAGAACTTTCTTCTCAAGAAAATTTAGTGCAAAATGAAGAAGCGACTGTAGAAACATTTAAAGAATTTCTACAATTAGTTTCTAGAGGAGAAATCGACGAAGAACTATTACAAAGTCAATCCCAAGAACTTTTTGATAAGAGAAATCAAAATGATGATGAATTTGATTATGATTTTGACTTTTTTGAAGGTATGAATTCATGGCATAGCGACTGGAAATTTGATCCAGAAGATGCAGAATATTTTATTTCTGAAATGCTTGGTGAAGATTTCAGGTTTGATTATCCAGAAGAAACCTATAGTCATGATTTGTTTCCATACATTCAATCTGAATTAGAAAAAAGGAATTTGGAATTAATGACGTATGAAACGTATGGCGATAGTTATTTGTTTTTTCTAGCCAATAAAAATGAAGTGAATAGGATTCTAGAATTGTCTGAATTGACAAAAATGGAAGTCGTTAAATTATGA
- a CDS encoding quinone oxidoreductase family protein gives MKALTFSSFGESDVLEYIEIPNPQLKKDEILVEMKAIGLNFADVYRRKGNYHLKGNPPFIAGYEGAGIVVDANNHSEFKIGDRVAFADAPFANAELVAVNVNHIIPLSENISFETAASVLLQGLTAHYLATDSHKTVKGETVLIHAVAGGVGQILTQISKLLGATVIGLTSSAEKAKTGFEQGADHVFLYNDDWKSQVFKVVPNGVDAVYDSIGSTLMESFEVTKECGQVVFFGMAGGDPAPVDPRMLMDGSKTLTGGDLWSYLNSKEERIKRATQLFSWITEGKIKLSEPTSFKLSEGKLAHDFLESRKSTGKIILIP, from the coding sequence ATGAAAGCACTTACCTTTTCTTCTTTTGGAGAATCAGATGTTTTAGAATATATAGAAATCCCTAATCCGCAATTAAAAAAAGACGAAATTTTAGTCGAAATGAAAGCCATCGGATTAAATTTTGCAGATGTTTACCGACGCAAGGGAAATTATCACTTAAAAGGAAATCCGCCTTTTATTGCCGGTTATGAAGGAGCAGGAATTGTTGTTGATGCAAATAATCACTCAGAATTTAAAATTGGCGATCGTGTGGCTTTTGCCGATGCTCCGTTTGCCAATGCAGAATTGGTTGCCGTAAATGTAAATCACATTATTCCGTTATCTGAAAATATTTCTTTTGAAACCGCAGCTTCTGTTTTGCTTCAAGGTTTAACAGCTCATTATCTTGCAACAGATAGTCATAAAACTGTTAAAGGAGAAACTGTTTTGATACATGCCGTTGCAGGTGGAGTTGGTCAAATACTAACTCAGATCAGTAAACTTTTAGGCGCAACTGTCATTGGATTAACTTCATCGGCTGAAAAAGCAAAAACTGGATTTGAACAAGGTGCAGATCATGTTTTTCTTTATAATGACGATTGGAAATCGCAAGTTTTTAAAGTTGTTCCCAATGGTGTCGATGCTGTTTATGATAGTATAGGAAGTACTTTGATGGAAAGTTTTGAAGTCACCAAAGAATGTGGACAAGTAGTTTTCTTCGGAATGGCGGGCGGAGATCCAGCACCTGTAGACCCAAGAATGCTAATGGATGGTTCTAAAACTTTAACGGGAGGTGACTTATGGAGTTATTTAAATTCTAAAGAAGAAAGAATTAAAAGAGCAACTCAATTATTTAGTTGGATTACCGAAGGAAAAATCAAACTTTCAGAACCAACATCTTTTAAATTATCAGAAGGAAAATTAGCGCACGATTTTCTAGAAAGCAGAAAAAGCACTGGAAAAATTATTTTGATTCCTTAA
- a CDS encoding aminopeptidase P N-terminal domain-containing protein, with the protein MKQFLFLFVFALTAPFVQSQENLPTDYLTKEFHQGRREAFRALMPANSVAVVFSYPEKVFSKDINYNYHPNPDMYYLTGYKEPDAILVLFKEPQGTEKYNEVLFVRERNASRETWTGRRLGIEGAKSKLGFTTVYNGKDFNAFAIDFAKFDKVIYDEIPTDVAENNSPDNLYALLKSFKSKAGITTANEASTDLFDKITNSLREIKTPEELVLMRKTVKLSCVAHNEVMKAVGPDMSENEADGIHAYIHRHYGAEGEGYPPIVGAGANGCILHYGDNNATKIDNQLLLMDVGSEYHGYSADVTRTIPANGKFTEEQKAIYQIVYDAQEEVFKICKEGTPIQDLNKKAKEVITAGLIKLGIITDPKDVRIYYPHGCSHFLGLDVHDKGNYMGTLKENMILTVEPGIYIPANSKCDKKWWNIGVRIEDDILMLKDSYENLSADSPRKWQDIEALAKQKSTFNDMKFPKI; encoded by the coding sequence ATGAAACAATTTCTATTTTTGTTTGTATTTGCATTGACAGCTCCGTTTGTTCAATCGCAAGAAAACCTTCCAACAGATTACCTAACAAAAGAATTCCATCAAGGACGACGTGAAGCTTTTAGAGCTTTAATGCCTGCTAATTCTGTCGCCGTTGTTTTTTCTTATCCAGAAAAAGTTTTCTCTAAAGACATTAACTACAATTATCATCCAAATCCTGATATGTATTACTTAACAGGATACAAAGAACCCGATGCTATTTTAGTGCTTTTTAAAGAACCTCAAGGAACAGAAAAATACAACGAAGTTCTTTTTGTAAGAGAAAGAAATGCGTCTCGCGAAACATGGACTGGAAGACGTTTAGGAATTGAAGGAGCTAAATCTAAATTAGGTTTTACAACTGTTTACAACGGAAAAGACTTTAATGCCTTTGCAATTGATTTTGCAAAATTTGACAAAGTTATTTATGACGAAATTCCAACAGATGTTGCAGAAAACAACAGTCCTGATAATTTATATGCATTACTAAAATCATTTAAATCTAAAGCAGGAATTACAACAGCAAATGAAGCTTCTACAGATTTGTTTGACAAAATCACCAATTCTCTTCGCGAAATCAAAACTCCTGAAGAGCTTGTTTTAATGCGCAAAACGGTAAAACTTTCTTGCGTTGCACATAATGAGGTTATGAAAGCAGTTGGCCCAGATATGAGCGAAAATGAAGCAGACGGAATTCATGCCTACATTCACAGACATTACGGTGCAGAAGGCGAAGGTTATCCTCCAATTGTTGGCGCTGGAGCAAACGGATGTATTTTGCATTATGGAGACAATAACGCTACAAAAATCGACAATCAATTATTATTAATGGATGTTGGTTCTGAATATCACGGTTATTCTGCAGACGTTACTAGAACAATTCCTGCAAACGGAAAATTTACTGAAGAGCAAAAAGCAATTTACCAAATTGTTTATGATGCACAGGAAGAAGTTTTTAAAATCTGTAAAGAAGGAACTCCTATTCAGGATTTAAATAAAAAAGCAAAAGAAGTTATAACTGCTGGGTTAATTAAATTAGGAATTATTACAGATCCTAAAGATGTCCGAATTTATTATCCGCACGGATGTTCGCATTTTCTTGGTTTAGATGTTCATGATAAAGGAAATTATATGGGAACTCTAAAAGAAAACATGATTCTTACTGTTGAACCAGGAATTTATATTCCTGCAAATAGCAAATGCGATAAAAAATGGTGGAATATTGGCGTTCGTATCGAAGATGATATTTTAATGCTTAAAGATTCTTATGAAAATCTTTCTGCAGATTCTCCTAGAAAATGGCAAGACATTGAAGCTTTAGCCAAACAAAAAAGTACTTTTAATGACATGAAATTCCCTAAGATCTAA
- a CDS encoding META domain-containing protein gives MKKYTFAVLSVLTLLFASCKTSKTDKSASDLFDTTWELEYISGPRIAFEGLYPHKKPQLTFDQKETKVYGNNGCNGYSAPYTLKGKSLTFGEAGPTTMMFCEGGGEQEFLKQIKLVTSYSVDKDGKLNLIHDNVPVMRFKKVAKQ, from the coding sequence ATGAAAAAATACACATTTGCAGTCCTTTCAGTTTTAACGCTATTATTTGCTTCATGCAAGACATCAAAAACAGATAAAAGCGCCAGCGATCTATTTGACACAACTTGGGAACTTGAGTATATTTCTGGACCAAGAATTGCTTTTGAAGGATTGTATCCGCATAAAAAGCCACAACTTACTTTCGATCAAAAAGAAACAAAAGTATACGGAAATAATGGATGTAACGGTTACAGTGCGCCTTATACTTTAAAAGGTAAATCTTTGACTTTTGGAGAAGCAGGGCCAACTACAATGATGTTTTGTGAAGGTGGTGGAGAACAGGAGTTTTTAAAACAAATTAAATTAGTTACGAGTTATTCTGTTGATAAAGACGGAAAACTAAATTTAATTCATGATAATGTACCAGTGATGCGATTTAAAAAAGTAGCTAAACAATAG
- a CDS encoding RNA polymerase sigma factor, producing MEHKELLPNLFRTEYQKIVSVLCSLFGIQHIEIAEDIVSDTFLTASETWAIKGIPENPSAWLYTVAKNKTKNYLKRNNVFETKIVSEIKHNTPLNNPEIDIDLSDQNIADSQLAMIFTVCNPCNSEEAQIALALNLLCGFGVNEISDAFLSNREVIYKRINRAKEKLKEENIKIQHPNNTEIKDRIQTVLKTIYLLYSEGYYSISQNTTLRKDLCSEAIRLTYLLIQNESTNLPQTNALMALMCFHSSRFDARTGLNGEIILYEDQDQSLWNQELIDRGTYFLSQSSTGNTLSKYHLEAGIAYWHTIKTETLEKWKNILELYNNLIILEYSPIVALNRTYALSKVKGKEEAIKEAEKLNLTDNHFYYSLLGNLYSGIDTKKALQNFETALGLAKTASDKNIISKNIEHLKLKTN from the coding sequence ATGGAGCACAAAGAACTTTTACCAAACTTATTCAGAACCGAATATCAAAAAATAGTTTCAGTTCTCTGCAGCTTATTCGGAATTCAGCATATCGAAATTGCAGAAGATATTGTAAGTGATACTTTTTTGACCGCTTCAGAAACTTGGGCAATTAAAGGCATTCCCGAAAACCCTTCAGCTTGGCTTTATACCGTTGCCAAAAATAAAACCAAAAACTATCTGAAAAGAAACAACGTTTTTGAGACCAAAATCGTTTCCGAAATAAAACACAACACTCCATTAAACAATCCTGAAATCGACATTGATTTGTCTGATCAAAATATTGCCGATAGCCAACTGGCGATGATATTTACGGTTTGCAATCCGTGTAATTCCGAAGAAGCTCAAATAGCCCTTGCCTTAAATTTATTATGTGGTTTTGGAGTAAATGAAATTTCAGATGCTTTTTTATCTAACAGGGAAGTCATTTACAAAAGAATTAATCGCGCCAAAGAAAAGCTAAAAGAAGAAAACATAAAAATTCAGCATCCGAACAATACTGAAATAAAAGACAGGATACAAACGGTTCTCAAAACCATTTACCTGCTTTATTCTGAAGGCTACTACTCTATTTCGCAAAACACCACTTTACGAAAAGATCTTTGTTCCGAAGCCATCCGTCTGACTTATTTATTGATTCAAAATGAAAGCACAAATTTGCCACAGACAAATGCTCTAATGGCGTTAATGTGTTTTCATTCTTCAAGATTTGATGCTCGAACTGGCTTAAATGGTGAAATTATTTTATATGAAGATCAGGATCAATCGCTTTGGAATCAGGAATTAATTGATAGAGGAACTTATTTTCTTAGTCAGTCTTCGACCGGAAATACACTTTCAAAATATCACTTAGAAGCTGGAATAGCCTATTGGCACACCATAAAAACAGAAACTTTAGAAAAATGGAAAAATATTCTGGAACTCTATAACAATCTAATCATTTTAGAATATTCGCCAATTGTTGCCTTAAACAGAACTTATGCTCTATCTAAAGTAAAAGGCAAAGAAGAAGCAATCAAAGAAGCTGAAAAATTGAATTTAACCGATAATCATTTTTATTATTCTCTACTAGGAAATCTCTATTCTGGAATTGACACAAAAAAGGCACTACAGAATTTTGAAACAGCTCTTGGTTTAGCTAAAACAGCATCCGACAAAAATATCATCAGCAAAAACATTGAACACTTGAAATTAAAGACAAATTAG
- a CDS encoding YciI family protein, translating into MNEFLLIFRRDFKTKETQPSPEELRQHLQQWQNWFGSLAAQDKLARPLQKWDGEGKLVNSNKGITDGPFVEIKESIGGLIIIKAKDYDEATEIAQGCPVLNFGGNVEIRMAV; encoded by the coding sequence ATGAATGAGTTTTTATTGATTTTCAGAAGAGATTTTAAAACAAAAGAAACACAGCCGTCTCCAGAAGAATTGCGGCAGCATTTACAGCAGTGGCAAAACTGGTTTGGAAGTCTTGCGGCTCAAGATAAACTGGCAAGACCTTTACAGAAATGGGACGGCGAGGGAAAACTTGTAAATTCAAATAAGGGAATTACCGACGGGCCTTTTGTTGAAATTAAAGAATCTATTGGCGGATTGATTATAATTAAAGCCAAAGATTATGACGAAGCGACCGAAATTGCGCAAGGATGTCCAGTTTTAAATTTTGGCGGAAATGTCGAAATTAGAATGGCCGTTTAG
- a CDS encoding carboxymuconolactone decarboxylase family protein, whose protein sequence is METRLNLFEQGQKAVSTLFGISGYLKKGTIEASLMELINFRISQINNCGYCLDMHSKEALAAGETTQRLFGLSVWRETPYFTQRERVALALAEAVNACDVPDEIYEIAKAEFTEQELIDLTLAVAAINAWNRLNITFSNVPGTYRVGQFG, encoded by the coding sequence ATGGAAACTAGACTTAATTTATTCGAACAAGGTCAAAAAGCAGTTAGCACATTATTTGGAATTAGCGGTTATTTGAAAAAAGGAACAATTGAAGCATCTCTTATGGAATTAATAAATTTCAGAATCTCTCAAATCAACAACTGCGGTTATTGTTTAGACATGCATTCAAAAGAAGCTTTAGCCGCTGGAGAAACAACACAACGTTTATTTGGATTAAGTGTGTGGAGAGAAACTCCGTATTTTACACAAAGAGAAAGAGTCGCTCTTGCTTTAGCAGAAGCTGTAAATGCTTGTGATGTTCCAGACGAAATTTACGAAATCGCAAAAGCTGAATTTACAGAACAAGAATTAATAGATCTTACGCTTGCAGTTGCTGCCATCAACGCTTGGAACCGTCTTAACATCACTTTTTCCAATGTGCCTGGAACTTATAGAGTTGGACAGTTCGGATAA
- the msrA gene encoding peptide-methionine (S)-S-oxide reductase MsrA, translating to MKNILLICLFTLSLNGISQNKKSNLETITLGGGCYWCVEAVYENLDGVKSVVSGFSGGNVANPTYEEVCTGETGHAEVVQITYDKTVTDINEIFKVFFTVHDPTTLNRQGADVGTQYRSVIFYRNDEQKKAAQSIITELNKAKVYNSPIVTKVEPFKVFYKAEDYHQNYYANNKNQPYCKMVIQPKIEKFEKVFKDKLKKKQG from the coding sequence ATGAAAAATATACTTTTAATATGTCTTTTTACGCTTTCGCTAAATGGCATTTCTCAAAATAAAAAATCCAATCTCGAAACTATTACGCTTGGCGGAGGTTGCTACTGGTGCGTTGAAGCCGTTTACGAAAATCTGGACGGAGTAAAATCTGTTGTTTCTGGATTTTCAGGAGGAAATGTTGCTAACCCTACTTACGAAGAAGTTTGCACAGGAGAAACGGGCCACGCCGAAGTGGTTCAGATTACTTATGACAAAACTGTAACTGATATTAACGAGATCTTCAAAGTTTTCTTTACCGTTCACGATCCAACTACTTTAAACCGCCAAGGTGCAGATGTTGGCACACAATACCGCTCCGTTATTTTCTATAGAAATGACGAACAGAAAAAAGCGGCTCAAAGTATTATTACCGAACTAAACAAAGCAAAAGTCTACAATAGTCCGATTGTGACCAAGGTGGAACCTTTTAAAGTTTTTTATAAAGCCGAAGATTATCATCAAAACTATTATGCGAACAATAAAAACCAGCCGTATTGCAAAATGGTGATTCAGCCTAAAATAGAAAAGTTTGAAAAGGTTTTTAAAGATAAACTGAAAAAGAAACAAGGCTAA
- the msrB gene encoding peptide-methionine (R)-S-oxide reductase MsrB, whose product MKSKNLIFSLCFILPLFILQACGQNTKKQTTQTAVMENKISKPGNPYYSNTDTTKLNVSNAEWKKVLPEDVYAVMREADTERPFTGKYWNSDEKGTYYCASCGNLLFRSTAKFSSSCGWPSFFEQENKKSIVFKEDNSLGMERTEALCGRCGGHLGHIFDDGPAPTGKRYCMNSIALDFIPDNK is encoded by the coding sequence ATGAAATCTAAAAATCTAATTTTCAGCCTTTGTTTTATACTTCCGCTCTTTATTTTACAAGCTTGCGGACAAAACACTAAAAAACAAACTACACAAACTGCTGTTATGGAAAATAAAATCAGTAAACCCGGAAATCCTTATTATTCGAATACCGATACAACAAAATTAAATGTAAGCAACGCCGAATGGAAAAAGGTTTTGCCTGAGGATGTTTATGCCGTAATGCGCGAAGCCGACACTGAAAGACCTTTTACTGGAAAGTATTGGAATTCTGATGAAAAAGGAACTTATTACTGCGCTTCTTGCGGAAACTTACTTTTTAGATCTACAGCTAAGTTTTCAAGCAGTTGCGGATGGCCAAGCTTCTTTGAACAGGAAAACAAAAAAAGCATAGTTTTTAAAGAAGACAACTCACTTGGAATGGAAAGAACCGAAGCGCTTTGCGGGCGTTGCGGTGGACATTTAGGCCACATTTTTGATGACGGTCCTGCTCCTACTGGAAAACGTTATTGCATGAATTCGATTGCTCTTGATTTTATTCCCGATAATAAATAA
- the idi gene encoding isopentenyl-diphosphate Delta-isomerase, protein MTEENVILVNQNDEQIGLMPKLEAHEKALLHRAFSVFILNSKNEIMPQQRAHHKYHSPLLWTNTCCSHQREGESNIEAGSRRLFEEMGFKAELKELFHFIYKAPFDNGLTEHELDHVMIGYYNEEPNINPDEVEDWKWMSIEDVKADIEKQPEIYTVWFKIIFDEFDHYLEDHKL, encoded by the coding sequence ATGACAGAAGAAAACGTAATACTAGTTAATCAGAACGATGAACAGATTGGCTTAATGCCAAAATTAGAAGCACATGAAAAAGCGCTTTTGCACCGTGCCTTTTCGGTTTTTATTCTAAATAGTAAAAACGAAATTATGCCGCAACAGCGTGCTCATCATAAATACCATTCTCCTTTACTTTGGACAAACACTTGTTGCAGTCATCAGAGAGAAGGAGAATCAAACATCGAGGCAGGAAGCCGAAGATTATTTGAAGAAATGGGTTTTAAGGCTGAATTGAAAGAGCTGTTTCATTTTATTTATAAAGCGCCTTTTGATAATGGTTTGACAGAGCATGAATTGGATCATGTTATGATTGGTTATTATAATGAGGAACCAAATATAAATCCAGACGAAGTCGAAGATTGGAAATGGATGAGTATTGAAGATGTGAAAGCAGATATTGAAAAACAGCCCGAAATTTATACCGTTTGGTTTAAGATAATTTTTGATGAATTTGATCATTATCTTGAAGACCATAAATTATAG
- a CDS encoding 6-carboxytetrahydropterin synthase, which produces MRVTISRKAHFNAAHRLHRKDWSFEKNDAVFGKCNNPNFHGHNYGLTVSVTGKIDPETGFVLDVKVLADIIREEVEIPFDHKNLNLDVPEFADLNPTAENIAVVIWNKIRQRIHADFDLEVVLNETDRNFVTYKGE; this is translated from the coding sequence ATGAGAGTAACCATATCAAGAAAAGCACATTTTAATGCCGCACATCGACTGCATCGAAAGGATTGGTCATTTGAAAAAAACGACGCTGTTTTTGGAAAATGCAATAATCCGAACTTTCATGGTCATAATTATGGTTTAACAGTAAGTGTTACAGGAAAGATTGACCCGGAAACTGGTTTTGTTTTAGATGTGAAAGTATTAGCGGACATTATACGAGAAGAAGTAGAAATTCCGTTTGATCACAAAAATCTTAATCTGGATGTTCCAGAATTTGCAGATTTGAATCCGACTGCAGAAAATATTGCTGTTGTGATATGGAATAAAATTAGACAACGAATTCATGCCGACTTTGATCTTGAAGTTGTGCTGAACGAAACGGACCGAAATTTTGTAACTTATAAAGGAGAATAA